The following is a genomic window from Acidobacteriota bacterium.
CGAAGCAATGCTACTTGAGATCTTGAGCGCCTGGCAAGTGACCGTCCCCAAGCTCGGTACGATCAAGGCGAATCCCAGAGCTATTCCCTTCGTGGTGTTGAGTTCAAACGAGGAGCGGCGCTTGGGCGACCCCTTGCGGCGGCGGTGTTTTTACCTGCGTTTCGAATACCCCACCGTGGAACGTGAAACCGAGATCCTGGCGCTCCAAGCCCGAGGGCAAAGCGAAGCCTTGAGGATGCAACTCGCGGGCCTGGCTCGGGCGCTCCGCGGCTGGAACATGGAGAAGCCGCCCTCGATTGCCGAGATGCTCGACCTTGCGAAGGCGCTTGAGATCCTTGGGGTTGATGAAATTTCTTCAGAGCAGCGTGACGTTCTGTTGCCACTTCTGGCCAAAACGCAGGCCGACCGGAAGCGGTTGCTGATGCGGGAGGGTTTTGAGGGTTTGGTATTCGACTCGAAGCGGTATCGGGATGAGTTGACACAGGATAGGCAGGCGAGATTCGAAGCGACTGAGGCGGCAGTGACTTGAGAGAGAGAAGCGCAGCGTACATCGTCGCGCTGGTGATGTTGTGGGCTTCGCCAGCGCAGGCAGCGGGGCCTCAAACGCTCGTCGGGCCCTCGGCTCGTTGGGCTGCGTATTATGCAACCGTGTATCACGTGCCAGTGGAACTGGTCGATGCGATTATCCAGGTCGAATCAGGTTGGAACCCTTACGCGATCTCGAGGAAGGGTGCGGTGGGGTTAATGCAACTAATGCCCGAGACCGCTTACCGCTTTGGCGTGCGTAATCGCTTCGTGATTCCTCAAAACATTCGCGGTGGCGTGGCCTATCTCGCCTGGCTGATGCGCCTCTTCCACGGCGACATGCGTCTCGCGGTAGCGAGCTACTACGCGGGCGAGGAGCGTATCATGCCTCGAAAGCTTGCGTATTCTTCACTTGAGACTTACGAATATGTGCGGCACGTGGCAGCGGTTTATCGGGCCGTGCGC
Proteins encoded in this region:
- a CDS encoding lytic transglycosylase domain-containing protein, whose product is MLWASPAQAAGPQTLVGPSARWAAYYATVYHVPVELVDAIIQVESGWNPYAISRKGAVGLMQLMPETAYRFGVRNRFVIPQNIRGGVAYLAWLMRLFHGDMRLAVASYYAGEERIMPRKLAYSSLETYEYVRHVAAVYRAVRRAEVLHEACSLSMLGNQRGGPDRSAANCFYARSRRPGDHH
- a CDS encoding MoxR family ATPase; amino-acid sequence: MFSSLAELSERLRAVRYVIDPVALEVAYLAARMQKPLLVEGPPGCGKTELAYAIAAAAGTIVERLQCYEGITEEKAIGKFDGALQNIFLSTQGERLGEDWENIRERLHSLDFFSEGPLVRALGYNEHPCVLLIDEIDKVDQAFEAMLLEILSAWQVTVPKLGTIKANPRAIPFVVLSSNEERRLGDPLRRRCFYLRFEYPTVERETEILALQARGQSEALRMQLAGLARALRGWNMEKPPSIAEMLDLAKALEILGVDEISSEQRDVLLPLLAKTQADRKRLLMREGFEGLVFDSKRYRDELTQDRQARFEATEAAVT